The DNA sequence GTGTGCTAATTGTATTGTGTTTGAGTATTGGCTGATAGCAATTTCATACATCCACTCCACTAAGTTACAGAGGGAAATATTGCTCTACAACTATAGTTCGTAATTTCTTtacatgcaaaacatttgtaCGTGAAATCTTGATATTATTTCTTACATCTTTGATGAGGAGTCATTTTTTCATATGGGAACACAAATTTTGACTAGTTCTATGCAACACTGATGTAAATCAACAGAATATCCTCTGTTTGCTCAGATGATTCCCCAACAACCTTCCCTATTTTACCTGTGGCGTAAAACCTTAATTACTCTAGTCTGACTTTCTCAATATTAATATAACACCTGAGTTCACTGTTGCTATCCAGTTATACCTGCTCCTCAATACTGCAGTAAACAGCATATCAAACATTTCTGACACACACCAGGGAGACTTGCAGAAACATAGAGTTGGATCAGTTACATTTCATCTATCAGCCTCATTTCAAAAATGACTTtggattttattatttgtacGTTTCATTCCATTGAGAATTGCAATCCTCTCGTCTTTGACCAAACGGGAGAGGGATTGTTacatcttcatctcttcttaTCTAGACCTGCAGCTGCATCGACCTCTTTACATCTGTCTAATGTTCCTGTCAGCCTTTGTTGTATTAAACctcatcattttcataattctttttccctttcctgcGTTATCACTTTGAGAACTTACAGTAATTCAAAAGATGGCCAAAtgctttgttatttttgatACCTTTCCAAAATGTTCACCTCACATGAACCAGAAAGCAGTCATTAATCCTTTGGCGCAGATGTCTCAGTGCCGACTGGTAAACAAAATGTGATCATTCATTTTGGCTTAAGCATCAAGAACATGCCTGGGGCAAgtcaccttttaaaaaaaaaaaaaaaaacgtttcatgatagacttctttttttgaataataatttttcatgtttttaatccTAAATTGGCCGTCACCTTCTGTTACTTTTATGGTGGCCCATTCAGTCAACAGTATATTCCAGTAATTCAATTGATTCAAGTTATATTAAGATATTTTTTACTTGTAGTCTTGTCAGTGATAAATGTGGTAATGCTGCTGGTTTGTAAAGAGGAAATCAATTCACCCGTCAAGTAAAAAATGTTAGGAAAAAATAGATGTTCCTGAGATAATTGTCTACATGGCGATTTGATTTAAGAGCCCATTAATCTAAAAAAGGCCAATCTCCCTCTCTGAACactgtgaatatatataaaaaaaaaagttatctgtTTGCACAGATCAGTCTTCAATGTTGCTGGCTCTATCTCATACATGTAGCTTAAGTTCCAGTGCACTACATTATCACCCAGTAATGTGTACAACTATAAATCCATCCATTTAAGAATCAGTCTGTAATACAGATTTGTTACCAAAAGAGGTCAGCAGACTCCTTTTACATAAATGGCCTAATCAACAATGGCTcattagaaagaaaaattgaatgTATGTACCCATCAGTAATTGCATTCATCATAATTTATATGTAACCTGCAATCTTTacttttaatctgttttaaaactttgagctgcaaatacatttttacatcaatCTATGAGTAAATCGATCAAACCATGTATCACAACAGAGAATGTTGGTCTGTGGAAGCAACTGTTTGTTCCTTCACAGATATAAGCTGTATAATTTGAAATCATATGATTGCATTTACAGGTTACAGCTTTTCTTAACCCCCAAAGGTAACTTGCTTTCactttgcttatttttttcttacaaatgaGCATGTAACACCTGATCCATTCATCAGACCCCAGTGTGATATTACAATACATTTCTGTTGTACGTTTGTCTGTTTATCTTGATGAAGCAGCAGTATGATGAGCCACAGTCAAATTACAGCAGGTCTTTCAGCAACCAGTGATTAATGAAACACACAGCTAATTGATCATTATCATGAGATAGGAATTCATCATTATGTTATTCAAACCAATGTTTTTAGAAAGATATTAACTAGAAAGTATCAATCAATGTTACTGtccaagaaagagagagagagagagacgtgatcatttgaatcatttattttcagcaaaCCAAATCAAAGGCAATGTCAAAAACAACCATCATTAGTTCCCTGTTCTTCagtgattatgatgatgacaaGTAAGTCTCTAAGTATGACACATGCAACTCAAGTTCAATTGTTTGTGGTATTAAGGTCAACGCTGTTTGATCTTCGGGAAATAATCACCGTCTTGAAAATTCAGTCCCAAATATTTAGATTATTCCTCAACATTTGAGCAATGATGTCATACTCATGATAACAACTGTttggacacagagagaaggaatcTTCTATTTGGTTTAATACAAATCTAAACTATGTAATGGAGGACATTTTACTTGATTCaagtattaaaatatttattgtgGTTAGAACAAATGGATGTAGAGCTCGAGAGAAGATCTCAAACTCCTCCTGGGGGAGGACATCTCCTGTCGGCCCTGCCCTCTGCCGAAAGagcctctttcttcttttttctgttttcatcagtggCATCTCAGGCTGGTGACAGAAGCTGTCGACACTGTGGAGTTGGACTTGAGCTCTGTGCTTTATAAATGTGTATGGTTATATTTGCTCCGGTAAGTCTTATGCCTCtactttttccttcttttttcattaatattattgttttgacGTTAATGCTTGCTTGTTTTCCCTTGTAATGCATATTCCCTTGTATGGACAACAATACCAAGGGTGATCTTGattgtgtgtaaaatgtatttgatcattttatgattgtttgattttattttatttttaaatgacaccaTGAAATGTCTGGTTTACCCTCCGTCGTAGTTTGTCCATGCAACAGGTGGCACCAAAGTAAAGACCAACAGTTGTTGACGTAGAATAAATCCATCATTCTTTGAATTAATATTCTGCAAGTGAGCAATATCCTGAAATCCTCAAACCTTATAGTAAGAactacaaagacaaaaagattaTGTGAATTCAGAGCTGTGTATTGAATCTCACTGCACTGCTGTGATCTCCCACCAACGCACAGTAAGCAGCTCTGTTAGTTGTCTTCCGGCCTTTAAATTATTCAGGTTTTGTTTGCACACCAATTATAAATCTTAATAATATATCCAGTAATTTGCCCGCATGCGGATAAATTATGCAGGAGGCCACTCACAGAGATGGTATTTGATTACGCAAATGAACAAATTATGAGTTGATGGTgattcccccccacccctccctagATTTTTGCCATCTGTGCTTTTGCAACATGTGGAGGATACCATGGTCGTCTCCAGGTCAAAGTGGACTGTGCAGACAGGAGGCAGAGTAACCACAGCATCAACATTGACTTTGGTTATCCTTTCCGGTAAAGTAGTcgttactttctttcttttacattatGTTCACCTCTCGCTTGAAAGGGCCAACATGCGAAACATCAGATTCAGTAAAAGCACAGTGATACTGTTTAGTTaatttgtccttttgtgttcattttcttccGACCTTTGATTTCGTTAGATAATTAACATGGCTTGAataaacaaagaacaaatattaacaatcatttatttttgcatagTTATTTTGTCTTTGGCAAATTACCTCTATACATGTTTTGATGTCCCCGTTAATTGTGCAGATCTCAGGAAAGTTATCaggcagaaaaagaagacgTTAAAactgttcatcatgttgtcaggCTCAGCGTAGAGGATCTGTTCTCACTTGACAGTCGTCCAGTTTAAGATCTGGAATCTGGACAGCTGGGTAGGAAACCAGGCCAATTTCAGTTTAAAACCTTTCACTACATCATTAGACTGAACTGTATCTGGAGTCCCTCCAGGCAGACTCTTGTAATATTACAGCATTTGACCACTACATCTTTTATTTGCTGCTTGTATCTACAACATGTAACTGGTGGTGATCCATTCATGAGCTAATGAGCAACATAAAATTGTATCTTGTTCCATTTTTACCCCTGAAGACGTGCACGTACTCACGACCATCTGAGATTGACGAACACTGTATTTTGGGAGGATGATAAAACATCGGTGACTCTATTCGTCAGATACGTTGCTATTTTGAGTGGAGCTTGTGCTTCTTCATGGGGAACAATAATAGAACATTTATTTCCAGAATGCACGGttcaaatacacaaagaaagcttgagaaaaaagaaagacgttGACGGAGGAGGTGAGTTCCTCAACAGTAAAATATACTTACTTTAGAGTTATTTTACTCTTATTGTTCCAAACTCTTTAAATACCTCACATTTGATACCACCTCTGTGGTGTGATGACTGGATTGTGACAGATGGTTGTGACCTCGCTGGCACTGTGGTGCAGCGGTGTGATCGACCAACATCATGCTCCAGCCCTCAGAGGGATGGCCAAGTGTCTAATTCACCCTTCAGCtgacacttgtgtgtgtttgttagtttaGTGGAGACAGATATAGTCCAAAATAGTTTTCCGCACAATTCAGAGTTCCTCTTGAAGTAGTGAAGAATGTATCGGCCTGTAGGTCCAGAGATAAAAAGTGACCAAatgtctgataaaaaaaaaagctaattacTGTAGACAATGATATAAATAGACATGAAAATTAATTCTGAAGTGACTGGATGGCCAAAGTGCaccagcctgtttttttttttaactgtaaatctcctccttctgtcttgCAGGCTAcaacaaatgcatttcaaaGCGACCCTGTGCGAGGCGAAAAGAGACGAGGTTCTGTTCCTGGACGGCGACTTCTCCTCAGCTGCTCAGTTTTTCGTCACTGTGGGCGTCTTTGCTTTCCTGTACTCTCTGCTGGCAACCGTCGTCTATGTATTCTACCAGAACAAGTACCTACAGAACAACAGAGGCCCGTTTGTGGTCAGTGAGTTTGTAACTCCTCCTTTGATATTCTACTTTTAATTAGACACAATAAGTGGTAATCATTTCGTGTTTGTACGACATTAAACAAATGATATTGaatgtttttaactttaactttccTGAGTGTGACCTTCTCCCGTCATGtgtcttttttattgtcttgtCCTGAGCAGGATTTTGTTGTTACTGTCATCTTCTCCATCATGTGGCTGGTCAGCAGCTGTTGTTGGGCCAAATCTCTTGCTGATCTCAAGACGGCCACAGACCCAACGCAGGTGCTTCTGCTCATCTCCGCCTGCAGAGCTCAGGAAAACACATGTTCAGCTACCCAAGAGCCTCCCTGGTCACGACTCAATGCCTCTGCGGTTGGTATTCAGTcaacacacaaatcactgaaacacaaaactggATTAAACAAATCATTTACCCCTGTCCTTTCCTCTGTGTCCAGGTTTTTGGATTTATTAACGTAGTCCTCTGGGTTGGAGATATTTGGTTTGTCTTCAAAGAGACAGGCTGGTACAAAACAGGTCAGAGATACCCGACCAGGAGTGCCTCCGGGAAACGTTCTGGTGAAATGCGACAGCGGCTCTACAGCGAGAGCAGCTTCGACCGGCCACAGGAGAGTTTAGGTCCACAGTTCTCCAGACAAGACAGTGTGAATCGGTCAAAGGGGGAGTTTGGTCCGCAGATCCACAGGCAAGCTAGCCTCAACCAGTCTCATGTAAGCTTCAGTTTACCACAGACGTATCTTGGTAAACCGGTAACTTATGACAGGGAGAATAAAGTGGCCTCTCAAGGGCCGATGATAATTGTCAATGAGATGTGATTTTACCTGGTGTTTGACAGTACTATCTACAATTAACAGAATGTTGACATACATAGCATTTActatgtaatatatttttttcttttgatttttgtcTACTCCCTCTGGATAAATTGATGATGATGCAAGTTGTGCTACAGTATGAAATTGAAAGCACTGCAGGGGAGATGCAGATGTTTAAAGAACACGTATATATGCGTGTtctttaaactgtatatatacgATATAGTATGTTTGTccagccacagtttcataatgatacaaacATCTTTTATACATACCATATAAGATATCTGAAGTAGTGTTTTGcactgttgcttcattgtagagctgtgtgcagtgctcttgCCTCGCGCTCGGTCTCTAtcgttctctctctcgctctctcgatCATCAGCAGCGCTAGGAGAAATCCCGCTCGCATTGGTGTCCCGTTAAATAAATCGATAAAAATTTTACAATTCTCAGCGTGCAGGCAGGAGTCAGCATAAACTCGGTTGACACCGCTTTCAGGGTGCGCGTTCACGTGACTTGCATACATTTCTCAGCAGGCAGAAAGACGTCATATTAACATCGGCCCTGCTCTGTAAGTCTGCGccgtctcacacacaaacacgcacacacaagcacacacgatTATGTGTGCATGCGAAAACGATACCCTGCTTCTTTAATGAAGAAATTTAAAGTCATACAAATCATTACTTGAGGGTCTGAGACtatttgatttccattttttaaatttgcaaatTGATCTTTGCAGacaatgctgtgtgtgtggtcactgcAGTGAAACCAATATAAAAAAGagtagaaagaaagagaagaaaagttaGGTCTGATGAATGGATCAGTTGTTACATGCTCaattgtaagaaaaaaataagcaaagtGAAAGCAAGTTACCTTTGGGGGTTAAGAAATGCTGTAACCTTTAAATGCAATCATATGATTTCAAATTATACAGCTAATATCTGTGAAGGAACAAACAGTTGCTTCCACAGACCAACATTCTCTGTTGTGATACATGGTTTGTTCGATTTACTCATAGattgatgtaaaaatgtatttgcagctcaaagttttaaaacagattaaaagtAAAGATTGCAGCTTACATATAAATTAAGATGAATGCAATTACTGATGGGTACATAcattcaatttttctttctaatgATCCATTGTTGTTAGTTAGTCCTAGGTGCAAGTCCACCATGGCTACAACCATTAAGTACATGAATTCACAGGATAAAAATCATTATAGATCAATATTTACCAGTATGAAGTAGCATTTACTGTATACAACAGATTTAATAGTTACACCGCCAAAATGCCGAATGTAATTAACAATAATACACTGTGAAAAAATAACTATAACTGAACATGATACTGGAATATGATGAAAGAACACACAGTGTAAGTGTTGTATTCTGCAAATATGAgggatgttttttaattttataatttatgttttaatttattttagctttaaatgtgataaaataaaataacattcaattaaattaaattagatataaaatatataatggtaatattttttccttttccttgtaTTTTCTCTTGTCAAAATAGTTTTATGAATAAGTTTAACATATTTTGATCTATACTATATGTTTGatgggaaaatgtgtgtggTAAAAGTACAGGACTAAATCTAACAAATGTGCTGGTGCTCTCTCTATTCATATTTAACTGTTGATTGTATCTTACagtatattcattttttcattattgatggATTTACTTTGATAATAACCAATGTGGAACTACGGTAGCTTTGTatgtcctttctttttaaaatgataatagATGCAGTTCATGTTgactttttgttattttgcatgTGAATACATGTGTACACTTTATCATACTTGtgttaaagctaaaaaaaattgtctccTGAAAGCACATATTCTATAGTAATCAAACTACTGTAAGATGCATAGTTTGGATGTGGAAAATGTTGTAGCGCTCTTGTTGCATATAATCCATCTCATTCTTATACCCTCACTAGCACAGTCCTCTGCAATATATTGATCATTAAAGCTATAATACCTGTAAGGACTACGTAGTTTCTACATAATTCATGAAATGCTGTTGAAAATGAGCGCAGTAACTTGAGGATGTGTGTCACTGGCTGATGTGGATACTGACTGTAAATTAATTTAAGCTGCTAgcttagtttagttttttttttttcagtatatCAAAGTGAGCATATCCACTGTGGAGCTGTTGTCACTATGGTGAGAGCTGTGAGAGTCTCATCACACatggcaaaagaaaaggaacagtGGAGTCTAAAAGTGAGAGAGTACAGGGGAAATCATTACAGGGAATCACTAATGAATATTGACTGATATGCAAATACCAGTATAGACATTAAAGCATGTCTCACACTGTGTGTCATTAGCTCAACTGCAAAGGCCAAAGGGATAATCCCTCGGGGTGTGTTTCATCCTGTCTAACACAGTTAACATAACACTAATACCTAAAACCTCTTAGTGCTCTCATCAACCTAAAGAGTTTGAGATCTGCTCATGACAACATTAATCAAGCTGCAAGTTGTGTGATCTAACACATAAAGGTCTGAAGTATTTGCATCAAATTCATTAATTTGTAAAAGATCGATTAGAGGCGCTGATGATTTAGAGGTTGAATGAACAGTAGCGCGcttaaacaaaatatatcttAATTCAGGTAACatcttatttttaaataaagctaGCCAGTTCCAAAGTCCACGggtaaacatttcatttaaagtagaaaaagacaactttttggcctaaacttgtcattatgatgttaaaactgcaCAGTTTAATGGTGGTGCAATGGCCTATACTGGTCCCCTTGCTTTCAgtatgttattctcttggccaccgaAACGTGCTAGATGTATGGCGCAAAGGAACTACTTCACCCattttgtggtgtttttctcGGTTtccatccccagtgatggaaatggcagacagtGCGACagctgaattgacaaaaacaaccttGCAATGATgtcagaggaacaaaagcaggtgaagaaggtgatagaaaaagagataaaacaagagtgaacctcggacGGCATCCATTCCTTCAAAAACAACTTGCAGATGGTCTTTTTTTCTACTAGATGAGTAAATAACACcaccagcctacttattaatgCTACCAGATGTTTGACTCAAGGTTATTGGTTCAAatttttgcagttattttctgttttggatAGTAGTTGGCATTGAGTCAGCCGTGATGCCAACGCTGCCACTAGTTAACGCGGAAGTCAGAAAAAGAGGTAGGAGCTCCCATGTACATACTCCTTTCTCCTCaccgttatctccaaagtggtggaTGACAACTTCCTCATGAGCTCAGAGCTCTGTACCTGCGTCCTTATCAAGCGTCTTGCTACTGCTGCATCATTACGACAgtgacaaaacaataatatcacttggaaccactaggggcacaaaaAGTTGGCTGTCGCCTCATAGGAACTGTGTTCATAGTGGTAATGgcctttcattcatttaaaaggaTACTCCACATCACAcgtaatatttagtttacttgTCATGATTAGTTTGTttagattcatttgttttcaacaCAGTTGCGGCCACATAGTTTTCATTCTGTGAATGGCAAACTTAACTATTTACTCTTGTAACCGTGTAGCAAAAGCAATATGGCAACAAATTACTACATAGTATGACACCTACTGACATAATCGTCGTAATTTGACCtcctttacaaaaaacaacccaaaacaacaacaacaatattgaCAAATATACTAAAAATATCAATACAGTTTCTCACTTGTAAAGCTCATCATGGAAGCTTATTCACAGCAGATTGCTTCCTCACAGTGAACTGTAAATATATTCAGTGCACACCGAGTTTGTTATTCAGAGCTCCGAATGCAGCTCCTCCAATCTGAGCCGAGCAATTAGAGGGGGAATAAAAAGGCGGCTCTCGCCTCTGCCGGCCCCCTGACAGAGACACTAAGCACACGCAGGTGTCAGAGCAGGCCCTTCGAGGGAAATTACAGTGTGTGAGCCCAGAGCATGACAATTAGGGTCAGGTTATCAGCAGGAAATAAAGGGTTACATCATGAGATCGACAGCCTGTTGGGTAAGGAAGACGGGTGTATTTATGTGTAATTAATCCCCTCTGAGCTGCAACACGTTACAGACTGGCGTGTAACATCTATCGTTGGTTTTGTCTGGATTCTCTGCATGACAACATGAAAATGCTGTGAACTCTACTTATGAAAAGGAATCACAATGTGAAACTCACTGCGCACATTTTTCACTTCTCTGTTAACAACTGCAGGGGGCATCGTCCATGTCTTATTAACTGAAAGCTCTCCAACAGAGGATCTGGCTGCTTTGCATTCTTTTaaattccatttgttttttaggGTTTTTACTTTTCACATAATATGCAACATCTTATACCACTTGGGCAGGAATTAGGTGTCACTTtccattttcaatgttttttgcgTACATTAAATTATCTGAAACCATGCTGCACCCCAGACAAGAAAATGAAAGGCTTATCGATATGGATTTTGGCCTCAAGGGGGAGGGAGAGCACCACAGCAAACATGGCATACAGTAGTTGTCTATGCGCTTCAGGATTCTCACAgcagataagatgagatgagaggagatgtacctttattgatcccctgTTGATTTGATACAGCAGCACAAAAAAGTGGCAACACAAGGGGAATAAGAAATAAGGAACAAAATAGAATGGAAAACAGAATCTAaggtaaataagataaaatagaaatgtacaataacaaataaaatgcagtgtAAGTGTGACATACTTCACTGTGGTAATAGTGTCTTTCCATACAGGCTACACAGGAAGTCTTCCATTAAATTAAGAGCCTCAGTTCTTCACTTGTTCTCTTTAATTGTGAGATGAGAAAGAACACATCAACTGAAAACCACAAAATCTTTTTTAGAACTAAAATTTCACCTGccaatgtgtatttttttaaatttcacactTAAGTAATGCACACATCtatgaaaaatttaaaagctAACGATTTAAATACTCAGTTAATCTGGAGACTGTTGTGTCaagttaatatttatatttttgtgaattaaaaataggcttttattttcatctgcgGGTAAACGGTTGTTGTTAAATTTGACTAGAATTGCATTAAGACTGCTATTTTAAAACCATCCTGTATATTATACCGACTGTGAAGATTGTCATTCATCCACAATACAGGATTTGAAAAAATTTCCATGCACACATTTTCAATATAGGTCCTTAGTCAAAAGATGTTGAGGCAGAAATTTAAGATCTTACCTGATGAATTGGTTCCAGGTATAgtcctgttgttgtgttgcccatgtgactttatttttttatttattcaatgtgtCAAAATCTGTATCCAATAAAATGTTCAGATACACAACATTTATACAATTAAACCCTATGGCCTATTTTCATATCTTAGATATTGTCTGTCGTTTTAAACTTGTGTTCATTTTACTAAAAATCCGTTCAACACTATTGCTTTAAATTTAACAGGACTAATTTGTTGAGCAGCAGTTCCTGGAATGCCTTCTGCTCCAAGAGGATTCACACAGGCTTAAAATGAGGGATTAAATACGTGATGACATATCCACTCAGTAGTGGATCATTGACAGACTTGCTGTTACTTGACAGCTTTGAGTATTTTGATCAAGGGCCGTTCTCGGCCGCTTAAGAGGAACATGATGAGATTGTCATGAATACTGAAGGTGACTGTTAAGGTTTCATGTTTTTAGACTGTAGTAAGCGATAGTTTTTAGGTGGTAGTAAAATGTCATTGCCATTTTTGTCCCTGTTAAAGTCTATTTTTTGGGTGTTTTCCTTAATCTAAACTGCAGCTGGTG is a window from the Scophthalmus maximus strain ysfricsl-2021 chromosome 6, ASM2237912v1, whole genome shotgun sequence genome containing:
- the synprb gene encoding synaptoporin b yields the protein MCMVIFAPIFAICAFATCGGYHGRLQVKVDCADRRQSNHSINIDFGYPFRLQQMHFKATLCEAKRDEVLFLDGDFSSAAQFFVTVGVFAFLYSLLATVVYVFYQNKYLQNNRGPFVDFVVTVIFSIMWLVSSCCWAKSLADLKTATDPTQVLLLISACRAQENTCSATQEPPWSRLNASAVFGFINVVLWVGDIWFVFKETGWYKTGQRYPTRSASGKRSGEMRQRLYSESSFDRPQESLGPQFSRQDSVNRSKGEFGPQIHRQASLNQSHVSFSLPQTYLGKPVTYDRENKVASQGPMIIVNEM